The Ananas comosus cultivar F153 linkage group 7, ASM154086v1, whole genome shotgun sequence genome has a window encoding:
- the LOC109712561 gene encoding formin-like protein 20 isoform X4, with translation MALFRRLFYRKPPDRLLEITERVYVFDCCFSMEIMDEDEYKDYMDGIVLQLRDHFPDASFMVFNFRDDEGKSQISTMFSLYDITVSNYPHQYSGCPLLPLEIILHFLRLSEGWLTLQGQQNILLMHCERGGWPVLAFMLAGLLLYRKQYSDEQRTLEMVYKQAPKELLHVLSPLNSQPSHLRYLQYISRLGSELEWPLQNNPFTLDCLILRVVPNFDGQGGCRPIIRVYGQDPLTPADRSSNILFSTSKTKKYVRHYRQADNAPIKLNVGCCIQGDVVLECLQVDEDLEDEELMFRVMFNTAFIQSHILLLTLEDIDVPWDVKDQFSKDFKAEVLFSEFDAEFDTTTEAAAAYEDETEVASQEEFFEAEEIFSNPDWQDGQRDDMTPKAEAMSSSFIFANSQQDLNMNETQENSFDEGIVLLETSDEKKLDNMGIVAQKVYLAIEEEMDKLRMDMNHSVDTVCEEIGSSEINNLKQDIVASASNQDTNDLLRVTGEEVGLSETRDSKQDMEGIVQRTNVDDLISSLEYLAQKEELKSESARSISEQYAVNSSTEETILYNLETSHCNGEAERSNTGKCMQSNVQPNDTYQVEVEEFDFWKEENEKLVPSKLEEPLTSNIEPPSRLVLPEQKLEQLESQDIDNGMQKIEVLKVCPEISMSQGPTASFEQAPSDLRGLKCNLTVYEGRVEGRTANTTIFSAPASTITTHGSLLSQTAKSHTQSLINEAFAEPPTTNILPPSSSIPLPTSQLRESSHASLHSNVSLTASVNTSITCTTVDSPSAPSPLSSPPPASLETKALLKFPPCPPPPPPPPPPPPPPQPFSYALSFHSSPFPFQIRVSIHVPMQQPSMLLPSEYNASAVASLSQILPVETPATRVVPSLSPSSPSRQFTHSNTLDKDLCSLSSAFLLPIATNISIPLSSSLPMPSGISNKCAPTPPPPPPPPPPLSLICQLTPTNHLKTHNNVSFPSPPPSPPLWKELNAKNHLLEHDEGIPKNSTLLSIPTFKQSGGVLDAPMPTSPSRSDMHPTKIPLLLSPHVDEPLPMPQYELLDNANNAPLTTTKLCKEALSPIPPPPPPLSFSLQEGLGTPSQLLPSMHLEPSNLAFSLEEQSESLPQSPSQPLSPPPTFVTHNKNAISPPLPIVITHGSASLQNCGAPSPPLPPSHPPKKFEEVSPPPEMVQEVLPPFVTSSPQVMAPVSTLLLSSVVHAGPLLPPSIPEYLGGPYLSLRTYTRSPSSLSLQESCKGGQPLPSYMETQNSALPPSPLLFSIEAQEDAPFSPSKGLRGTRTSPPPPPPLSVGLCRGVSPPHSPSVEAQKSAPPPLPPLSFFTKAHTGTPLPPPLPPPLTKAPFSVAYREPSPPPFSSKGHGEAPPPSPPPPPPPPPLPPKSYGEALPLSSPSRSYGGALLQLPSSPRSYKGAPHPPPPPPPPPPPSPFSSYAGASPLPSLSPEAQRGALPPSPPSPPPLPPNAVAHGELFAPPFPFRGHEGAPPPSPPPPKLYGEPPPPPPPPPPYESYGGAPIPPRPPPPNSYGGAPPPPSLLPDGCRGAPPPPPPSPGMFGVVPPSPPPIGGYEGALTTLPGGYGGASPPLPPPGGHGGAPPPPPPPPPPPLGGHGEAPPPPPLPEERRGAPPPPLLPGGCGGAPPPPPPPPPLPPGGHGRAPPPPPPPLPTPGGHGGAPPPPPPPPPPPGGHGGAPPPPPLPPPGGHGGAPPPPPLPGGSGGAPPPPPPPGGRGGAPPPPPPPVGRGGAPHPPPPPGGVPPPPPPRGHGGAPIPPPPLGGRTPPAPPGTSGAPPPPPIGATSSSVGTRGALPNAMIGGRGHGLARSSTRKSSLKPLHWVKVTRAMQGSLWAELQKHADNSGSKVK, from the exons ATGGCTCTGTTTAGGAGGTTGTTCTACAGGAAGCCGCCCGATCGGCTTCTGGAGATAACAGAGCGAGTCTACG TGTTCGACTGTTGCTTCTCGATGGAAATCATGGATGAAGATGAGTACAAGGATTACATGGATGGTATTGTCCTCCAACTTCGCGACCATTTTCCTGATGCTTCATTCATGGTATTTAACTTTAGAGATGATGAAGGGAAGAGCCAAATTTCAACCATGTTTTCCCTATACGACATAACAGTCAGTAATTACCCTCATCAGTATTCCGGGTGCCCTTTACTTCCTTTGGAGATTATTCTTCATTTCTTGAGGTTGAGTGAGGGCTGGCTTACATTACAAGGGCAGCAAAATATTCTGTTAATGCATTGTGAAAGGGGAGGATGGCCTGTTCTTGCTTTTATGCTTGCAGGTCTTCTATTGTATAGGAAACAGTACAGTGATGAGCAGAGGACACTGGAAATGGTGTACAAGCAAGCACCTAAGGAGCTTCTTCATGTCTTATCCCCATTGAACTCGCAGCCTTCTCATCTGAGATATCTTCAATACATATCCAGATTGGGCAGTGAGTTAGAGTGGCCATTGCAGAATAACCCTTTCACTTTAGATTGTCTAATCCTCAGAGTTGTTCCAAATTTCGACGGACAAGGTGGTTGCCGGCCGATTATTCGTGTCTATGGTCAAGACCCCCTGACCCCGGCTGACAGAAGTTCCAATATACTTTTCTCAACATCCAAGACAAAAAAATATGTTAGGCATTACAGACAG GCAGATAATGCACCGATAAAGCTAAATGTTGGTTGCTGCATTCAAGGGGATGTAGTCCTTGAGTGCCTTCAGGTGGATGAGGATTTGGAAGACGAGGAATTGATGTTCCGTGTTATGTTCAACACAGCCTTTATTCAGTCTCATATTTTGCTGCTGACCCTTGAGGATATCGACGTGCCATGGGATGTCAAGGATCAGTTTTCTAAGGACTTTAAAGCAGAG GTACTCTTTTCAGAGTTTGATGCTGAGTTCGATACCACCACAGAAGCTGCAGCTGCATATGAGGATGAGACGGAAGTTGCATCACAAGAGGAGTTCTTTGAGGCAGAAGAGATTTTCAGCAATCCAGATTGGCAGGATGGACAGAGGGATGACATGACTCCTAAAGCTGAAGCAATGAGCAGCAGCTTTATATTTGCCAATTCTCAACAGGACCTGAATATGAATGAGACCcaagaaaattcttttgatgAAGGCATTGTGCTGCTGGAGACATCAGATGAAAAAAAGCTAGATAACATGGGAATTGTAGCACAAAAAGTCTATTTAGCAATTGAAGAAGAGATGGACAAGCTGAGGATGGATATGAATCATAGTGTTGATACAGTGTGTGAAGAGATTGGCTCATCAGAGATAAACAATTTAAAGCAGGATATAGTGGCTAGTGCATCCAACCAGGATACAAATGACCTTCTTAGAGTAACTGGTGAAGAGGTGGGTTTGTCAGAAACTAGAGATTCGAAACAggacatggaggggattgtacAAAGAACCAATGTAGATGATTTGATTTCCAGTTTAGAATACCTAGCACAGAAAGAAGAGTTAAAAAGCGAATCAGCACGCAGTATTTCTGAACAGTATGCTGTTAATAGTTCAACAGAAGAAACTATTCTATACAACTTGGAAACAAGTCATTGCAATGGGGAAGCAGAAAGAAGCAACACTGGGAAATGTATGCAATCAAATGTGCAACCAAATGATACTTATCAGGTTGAGGTGGAGGAGTTTGActtttggaaagaggaaaatgagaaGCTTGTGCCTTCTAAACTAGAGGAACCACTGACAAGCAACATTGAACCACCTTCTCGATTAGTTTTGCCAGAACAAAAACTTGAGCAGCTAGAATCTCAGGACATTGACAATGGCATGCAAAAAATTGAAGTGCTAAAAGTATGTCCGGAGATCTCTATGAGCCAAGGTCCTACTGCTTCTTTTGAGCAAGCACCATCTGATCTAAGGGGCTTGAAATGCAACTTAACAGTATATGAAGGCCGTGTTGAAGGAAGAACTGCAAATACTACTATTTTTTCTGCTCCTGCAAGTACAATAACAACTCATGGATCTCTATTGTCTCAAACAGCAAAATCCCATACTCAATCCTTAATCAATGAAGCCTTCGCTGAACCACCAACAACTAATATACTGCCACCATCCTCCTCTATACCATTGCCAACGTCTCAATTGAGAGAGTCATCTCATGCTTCTTTACATTCAAATGTCTCTCTTACTGCTTCAGTTAACACTTCTATAACATGTACTACTGTTGATTCACCTTCTGCACCTTCACCTTTATCTTCGCCACCTCCTGCTTCTTTGGAAACTAAAGCACTACTCAAGTTCCCTCCCTGTCCA ccaccgccaccgccacctccgccaccgccaccgccaccacaACCATTCTCCTATGCTTTATCTTTCCACTCCTCTCCATTTCCATTTCAAATAAGAGTGTCAATCCATGTACCTATGCAGCAACCTTCAATGCTTTTGCCATCAGAATATAATGCATCAGCAGTTGCTTCTTTATCTCAAATATTGCCTGTTGAAACGCCGGCAACACGTGTTGTTCCATCTCTTTCCCCATCATCTCCATCTCGACAATTCACACATTCAAACACACTGGATAAAGACTTATGTTCCCTTTCTTCAGCCTTTCTACTTCCCATAGCAACCAACATATCgattcctctctcttcttctttaccTATGCCATCAGGAATATCCAACAAATGTGCTCctacaccaccaccaccaccaccaccacctccgccaCTATCATTGATTTGCCAGCTTACTCCAACTAACCATCTTAAAACTCACAATAATGTCTCCTTTCCCTCACCTCCTCCATCTCCTCCACTTTGGAAGGAATTAAATGCCAAGAATCATCTATTAGAACATGATGAAGGAATACCAAAGAACTCCACTTTACTCTCTATACCTACTTTTAAACAAAGTGGTGGTGTATTGGATGCTCCTATGCCAACTTCACCCTCTCGAAGTGACATGCATCCTACAAAAATTCCTCTACTACTATCTCCTCATGTTGATGAACCCTTACCAATGCCTCAATATGAACTTTTAGATAATGCTAATAATGCACCCTTGACTACTACCAAACTATGTAAAGAAGCATTGTCACCGAtcccacctccacctccacctctttctttctctcttcagGAAGGATTGGGAACTCCATCTCAACTATTGCCTTCTATGCATTTAGAACCTTCAAACTTAGCATTTTCTCTAGAAGAACAAAGTGAATCTCTACCACAATCACCATCACAACCACTATCACCACCACCAACATTTGTTACCCATAATAAAAACGCAATAAGTCCACCTTTACCAATTGTTATAACACATGGAAGCGCTTCATTGCAAAATTGTGGAGCACCTTCGCCTCCGCTTCCACCTTCACATCCTCCAAAGAAGTTTGAAGAAGTTTCACCTCCTCCAGAGATGGTCCAAGAAGTTTTGCCTCCATTCGTTACTTCTAGTCCACAAGTAATGGCTCCAGTATCAACTCTATTATTATCTTCTGTGGTGCATGCTGGGCCTCTACTACCGCCTTCTATCCCAGAATATCTTGGAGGTCCATATTTGTCTCTTCGAACATATACAAGATCTCCATCATCACTATCACTCCAAGAAAGTTGTAAAGGAGGTCAACCACTACCTTCTTATATGGAAACACAAAATAGTGCTCTGCCACCATCACCACTTCTATTTTCTATTGAAGCTCAGGAGGATGCTCCATTTTCTCCTTCCAAGGGACTAAGGGGAACACGAActtcaccgccgccgccgccacctttaTCTGTCGGATTATGTAGAGGAGTTTCACCACCACATTCTCCTTCCGTGGAAGCACAAAAAAGTGCTCCACCACCGTTGCCACCACTATCGTTTTTTACAAAAGCTCATACAGGTACACCattgccgccgccgctgccgccgccgctgacAAAAGCACCATTTTCAGTAGCGTACAGAGAGCCCTCTCCACCACCTTTTTCTTCTAAAGGACATGGAGAAGCTccgccgccttcgcctccgcctccgcctccaccaccGCCGCTACCTCCTAAgtcatatggagaagctctacCACTATCGTCACCTTCTAGATCGTATGGTGGAGCTCTACTGCAATTGCCGTCGTCTCCAAGATCATATAAAGGAGCTCCACatccaccgccaccgccaccgccaccgccaccgccatcgCCCTTCAGCTCATATGCAGGAGCTTCACCTCTACCATCACTTTCTCCAGAAGCCCAAAGAGGTGCTCTGCCACCATCACCACCGTCCCCGCCACCTCTACCACCCAATGCAGTAGCACATGGAGAGCTCTTTGCACCACCTTTTCCTTTTAGAGGGCATGAAGGAGCTCCACCACCATCGCCGCCACCTCCTAAATTATACGGAGaacctccaccgccgccgccgccgccgccgccatatGAATCATATGGAGGAGCTCCAATACCACCTAGGCCGCCGCCTCCCAACTcatatggaggagctccacctccACCATCACTTCTTCCCGATGGTTGTCGGGGAgctccacctccaccacctcctTCCCCTGGAATGTTTGGAGTAGTACCACCATCACCGCCTCCTATTGGAGGGTATGAAGGAGCTCTAACTACTCTCCCTGGAGGGTATGGAGGAGCTTCACCTCCACTGCCTCCTCCTGGAGGgcatggaggagctccaccaccacctccacctccacctccacctcctctcGGAGGGCATGGAGAagctccacctccacctccccTTCCCGAAGAACGTAGAGGAGCTCCACCTCCGCCGCTTCTTCCCGGAGGAtgtggaggagctccacctccacctccacctccaccaccactTCCTCCCGGAGGGCATGGAAGagctccacctccacctccaccaccactGCCTACTCCAGGGGGgcatggaggagctccacctccacctccacctccaccgcctcctcccGGAGGgcatggaggagctccacctccacctccattGCCTCCTCCCGGAGGGCACGGAGGagctccacctccacctcctcttCCCGGAGGAagtggaggagctccacctccaccacctcccCCCGGAGGACGTGGTGGAgctccacctccaccacctcccCCCGTAGGACGTGGTGGAGCTCCACATCCACCACCACCCCCTGGAGGAGTTCCTCCACCGCCACCTCCTAGAGGACATGGGGGAGCTCCTATTCCACCTCCTCCACTAGGAGGGCGTACACCTCCAGCTCCACCTGGAACATCTGGTGCCCCACCGCCTCCTCCAATAGGCGCAACTAGTTCTTCAGTTGGCACAAGAGGTGCACTACCAAATGCAATGATCGGCGGACGAGGGCATGGGCTCGCTCGTTCTTCAACTCGAAAGTCATCTTTAAAGCCGTTGCACTGGGTAAAAGTAACAAGAGCTATGCAAGGAAGCTTGTGGGCAGAATTACAAAAACATGCCGACAATAG TGGTTCCAAAGTCAAATGA